The Canis aureus isolate CA01 chromosome 22, VMU_Caureus_v.1.0, whole genome shotgun sequence genome has a window encoding:
- the SS18L2 gene encoding SS18-like protein 2: MSVAFVPDWLKGKAEVNQETIQRLLEENDQLIRCIVEYQNKGRANECVQYQHVLHRNLIYLATIADANPTSASKAME; the protein is encoded by the exons ATGTCGGTGGCCTTCGTACCGGACTGGCTGAAAGGCAAGGCGGAAGTCAACCAGGAGACGATCCAGCGG CTCTTGGAGGAGAATGACCAACTCATCCGCTGTATCGTGGAGTATCAGAACAAAGGCCGGGCGAATGAGTGCGTCCA GTACCAACATGTGTTACATAGAAATCTCATTTATTTGGCTACCATCGCAGATGCCAACCCAACCAGTGCTTCAAAAGCAATGGAATAA